Part of the Streptomyces sp. NBC_00457 genome, GATCGGCGGACCGAGCAGGGCCGCCCATCCGGCCCGGCGCGCCTCATATTGCCAAAGCGAAAGTGATCTCACATCGGATGGGTAGCGCGCCAACCGCCGTGCGGTTCACCGCCGTAGGGACCAGGACGCCCGGCCATCACCACCGCGGCGATCCCGCACACGGCGCTCACGGCGAGGACGGCCGCGTTCGTGGACCAGACGTCCACGATGAACCCCGCCGCCCAGCCGTCACGGGCGAACACGCTGCCCGCCAGCACCCGCACCGCCCACAGCCCGATGGCCGCGCCGAGCGCGACGTCCGGCCCGAACCGGACGGCGACCAGCAGGCTGACGGAAGACAGCAGCGCCATCGGCCCGAGCCAGGCGGCGATCAGCGCCTTCAGGCTCGCCGCCCCGCCCGCCTCGGCGGAGGTCAGCGCGGCCGAGGCCGCCACCGCGAGCACCAGGTCGTAGCCGAACACCAGCGCGAGGCGCACGAGCAGCAACAGCGGGCCGGCCGTCGGGGTGGCGGCGACCAACTCGGCGGCAGGGTCGCGTCGTGATCGGTACGTGCCGGCGACGCCCGCCGCGGCCACGATGGGGGCGACCAGCGCGAGCACCACGTCGGCACCGGTCGAGGGCCGCTCAACGGCCGCCGTCTGGACCAGGACGATGACCACGCCGAGCGCCAGCACCAGCGCCGAGGCGACGGGCACGGCCAGCCGGATCAGCCGGGCCTCGGCCACGACCAGCGCGGCGGCGTACCGCAGGCGTCTCGTCCAGCTACCGCCGTCGGGTGGGTCGGCCGGCCCCTCGATCGCGCTGCGGGTCAGCACGGCCCGCACCATCCG contains:
- a CDS encoding zf-HC2 domain-containing protein, with the translated sequence MNEMLPAYAAGSLRGADRDRVRAHLAGCARCRADLAAWRLIADTATPGDGAPEPARMVRAVLTRSAIEGPADPPDGGSWTRRLRYAAALVVAEARLIRLAVPVASALVLALGVVIVLVQTAAVERPSTGADVVLALVAPIVAAAGVAGTYRSRRDPAAELVAATPTAGPLLLLVRLALVFGYDLVLAVAASAALTSAEAGGAASLKALIAAWLGPMALLSSVSLLVAVRFGPDVALGAAIGLWAVRVLAGSVFARDGWAAGFIVDVWSTNAAVLAVSAVCGIAAVVMAGRPGPYGGEPHGGWRATHPM